In Ursus arctos isolate Adak ecotype North America unplaced genomic scaffold, UrsArc2.0 scaffold_3, whole genome shotgun sequence, one DNA window encodes the following:
- the TMEM106B gene encoding transmembrane protein 106B — translation MGKSFSHLPLHSNKEDGYDGVTSTENMRNGLINNEVHNEDGRGGDVSQFPYVEFTGRDSVTCPTCQGTGRIPRGQENQLVALIPYSDQRLRPRRTKLYVMASVFVCLLLSGLAVFFLFPRSIDVKYIGVKSAYVSYDVQKRTVYLNITNTLNITNNNYYSVEVENITAQVQFSKTVIGKARLNNITNIGPLDMKQIDYTVPTIIAEEMSYMYDFCTLISIKVHNIVLMMQVTVTTTYFGHSEQISQERYQYVDCGRNTTYQLGQSEYLNVLQPQQ, via the exons atgggaaagtctttttctcatttgcctTTGCATTCAAATAAAGAAGATGGTTATGATGGAGTCACATCAACTGAAAACATGAGGAATGGACTGATTAATAATGAAGTCCATAATGAAGATGGAAGAGGTGGAGATGTCTCTCAGTTTCCATATGTGGAATTCACAGGAAGAGATAGTGTCACTTGTCCTACTTGTCAAGGAACAGGAAGAATTCCTAGGG gGCAAGAAAACCAGCTGGTGGCATTGATTCCATATAGTGATCAGAGACTAAGGCCAAGAAGGAC aaagctGTATGTGATGGCTTCTGTGTTTGTCTGTCTGCTCCTTTCTGGATTGgctgtgtttttccttttccctcgCTCTATTGACGTGAAATACATTGGCGTAAAATCAGCATACGTCAGTTATGATGTTCAAAAGCGTACAGTATATTTAAATATCACG AACACACTAAATATAACAAACAATAACTATTATTCTGTTGAAGTTGAAAACATCACTGCACAAGTTCAGTTTTCAAAAACAGTTATCGGAAAGGCACGCTTAAACAACATAACCAATATTGGCCCACTGGATATGAAACAA ATTGATTATACAGTACCTACTATCATAGCAGAAGAAATGAGTTATATGTA tgaTTTCTGTACACTGATATCCATCAAAGTTCATAACATAGTACTCATGATGCA agtTACTGTGACAACAACATACTTTGGACACTCTGAACAGATATCCCAGGAGAGGTACCAGTATGTTGATTGCGGAAGGAACACAACTTACCAGTTGGGGCAGTCTGAGTATCTAAATGTACTTCAGCCCCAACAGTGA